A genomic region of Ovis canadensis isolate MfBH-ARS-UI-01 breed Bighorn chromosome 9, ARS-UI_OviCan_v2, whole genome shotgun sequence contains the following coding sequences:
- the LOC138445750 gene encoding histone H3.3C → MARTKQTARKSTGGKAPRKQLVTKAARKSAPSTGGMKKPHRYRPGTVALREIRRHQKSTELLIRKLPFQRLVREIAQDFKTDLRFQSAAIGALQEASEAYLVGLFEDTNLCAIHAKRVTVMPRDIQLARRIRGERA, encoded by the coding sequence ATGGCTCGAACCAAGCAGACTGCTCGGAAGTCAACGGGTGGGAAAGCGCCCCGCAAGCAACTGGTCACAAAAGCAGCCAGGAAAAGCGCCCCCTCTACCGGCGGGATGAAGAAACCTCATCGCTACAGGCCCGGGACTGTTGCGCTTCGAGAAATCCGTCGTCACCAGAAATCCACCGAGCTTCTGATCCGGAAACTGCCTTTCCAGAGGCTGGTGAGGGAGATCGCCCAGGATTTCAAAACTGACTTGCGGTTCCAGAGTGCCGCCATCGGTGCGCTGCAGGAGGCTAGCGAAGCGTACCTGGTGGGCTTGTTTGAAGATACTAATCTGTGTGCCATCCACGCTAAGAGAGTAACCGTCATGCCCAGAGACATCCAGTTGGCTCGCCGGATACGGGGAGAGAGAGCTTAA